A stretch of DNA from Rattus rattus isolate New Zealand chromosome 1, Rrattus_CSIRO_v1, whole genome shotgun sequence:
TACCACCAACATGCATCTGCTTGGATCTGGGACCACCTAACCAGTCTGCCCTGCAGCTGAACCAGACACCACCGGGAGTGACACTTCTGAAGGGAAAAAGGTCACCCTTACCAGGGGCTCGAAGCAGCTAAGACTCACACATTCCATGagttttcccttctctccccatgggACCTGAACTTCCCCACAGCAACCCTGCTTTTGGTGGGGACTTTCCATCAATGTGTTGCCCCTTCTACGCCCTTGTGTTTCTTATTAAAGGTCAGTGTGACCCACGCAGCGTCACACTGACTATCTGTGAGCATGAATTTCCTTATCAGGAAGCACATGGCTTATGATTGCCTCCCCGCAAAAATATGCCTTAAAAACCTCCTAAGGCCTAAATTGCACCCCCCCATTCCCCAAGTGCCGTGTTCCTAGAGATATCCCCACCCTCCGAGCCTAGTTCCTCTGGTCACAAAAAGCAAATGTCCCTCTGTTGCCAGGATACCAAGCCTTCCCTCCTGTATGCCCCTCTGTGTATGCAGTGACGTTGGGGCACTGGCCAAGGGATATCTCTCAAGGAGAATAGGGGTGGTTCTTCCTGCTAACAGCTAGGATCATGGGGAAAGCGTTTACCTGTGCACTGAAGAAAGCTGGAGTGAGGGATCCTGAGGGGAGGGCTGGGCTGTTGAGGGCGATGGAGCCGATGTCGGTGCCGGAGAGCAACAGTTGGGGCGCGGAGATTTCCAAGCCTttgggttttttgccttttggGGGAAGAGACGGAGACTTGGTTTTGGAGCCCGATGACAGATTTAGGGGCTCCAGAGAATCCGCGTCATGGCAGGCTGCCTCCAGGAAGAGGCTTCTATGTTcggaagggaggggagagttgGGGGACAGGGACGGGGACCGAGATGAAGAGGGTGATGCAGACGAAACGCTGGCAGCATTTGGCAACATTAAAGAGGAGATCTTGGCTGAGACAGACGAGGCCAGGAAAGCGGATGCCGCCGCGGCGGCCTCGGATGTGGAAGGCAGGGACACCACAGGCCTGGTGATGTGCTTGTCGGTTTTATTGGTCACAAACCTGATCACAGTCCTGACTTCTTCCACAGGGGGGCTGTCATCACATGGCTCCTCCAGCTTCTCTGTCTTGATGGCCTTGAAGGCCTCTGGAGCGTTCTGCAGGGAGTTGATGGTGAAGGACGAGTACAGGCCTGAGTGGATGTATTCGTTGCGGCTCGCGCTTTTGAGGGAAGACAAGCCGTGCTTGTGGATCTCTCGGCCTTCCGGGGACACCTTACAGTCGCTGTCCTGCAGCAGGAGGCTCTCCCGGCTGATCTCTACCGCGTGAGGATCCATTTTTAGGATATCCGGGAAAGAGACGAACTTGTACACAAACTTCTGCCCGATCACTTTCTTGATAATGTTCTGTGAATGCAAAAGCAGACATTGCAATGGGTAAGCCAGAGACATGGAAGGAGGGTACACAGGCCTGACAAATGCTGGCAGCAGCTGAAGCACCACCGATATTCCTGACGCCCACAGGGTGCCTACGAGGAATGAAGTCAGAGGAGGTTGACTCACGTTTGCACTGTGGTCCTGCTGACCAGGAATAGCGAGTGAGGTCTCCAGCCTACGGCAACTTTCTCATCTATTGTCTGTGATAATTTCGTAATAGCAAAAACTACCGCTGAGCTAGCACTTAACCGTGTGGCTGGGATGATTCCGACCTTAGCGCGTAAAATTTGCACAGTAATCCTACAAGCagcttttgtcatttttgttttgcgGTTAggagagggagctggggagatggcctagCGAATAGATTGCAAGCATAAGACCTGAACTCCGGATCAGCAGTATCCATGTAAAAGGGTTAACAGCGGGGATGCCTGGGACAAGCTAACATGTCCAGGATGACTAGGACGGCTAGCTAGATCATCCTGAAtccatgagctctgggttcagcaagGGTTCCTGTCTCAGGAAGTAAAGTGGAGAGTAATTAAGGAAGACCCCTGGCACAAGTCTTGTGCCTACATACACACGTGCAGGCGTGTGCACCCTCGCACCACATATGcccgcacatgcatgcatgcacactacaTAACatgcaaaaaaaaccaaaaattctAAGAATTAGGAGATAAACTTCAGTACTGCAGTGCCTCACATGGCCGAGGTTAAGCAGGAAGTGGCAAGGGAGGATTTCCTTCACCCTAACATGGTACTGTCTTACCTGCCTCTGGGAACCAGGTGAATACACTGAAATACTAACAGGGAAGCACTCTTTGGGAAGCATCCAAGAATCTTAAGTTACTGCTACCTAGCAATGCGACGTTTTCTTCAGTCGGGCAGCCATTTCTGGCAAGAGAgccactggagagagagaaatcgCCCGCTTGGATATTTATGGCATTTGGCTCTTATTCTTAGTCGCTGGTGTCTGCTTCTGGCTCTTCAGCTAAGGTTCCATCCCTCCAGCATCAGGAtataaatggaaaaggaaaattgCTCTGAAGGCAAAAGTTTTCTCAGCCCAGGAGCGAGTGGGTTTTATCTGGAAGGCTGTGCTGTTCTTAAGGCTAATTGGGCTGGGAGAGCTGTCCCTGAAGAACCTACCCAGTTCCATGTCTGTCTGGCAAATGCTTGCTGCAGGGCTCGCCCTGTGGTTAACTCGACGTCCTGAGTACTCTGGGGAAGAAAAAGATGGCTTCCCTCTGGCTCAAAAAGCCAGCATTATTCTATGAGAAAGAACCCTATAGGTTTCTTTACAAACTCCTCCTAcaccttgtaaaaaaaaaaaaaaacaatcacttGAGGGAGAAGCACTGTATGGATAGAGTGCCCTACAAGTCCAGCCATCTGGTGTATAAATCCCACAGTAGCCCCCATGGAGGGAGGAAGGTAGCATCCTTCCACTGCCAAGACAAACGTGGAGCTAGAGCCCGGCCACAGACTGCCAAGATCTCCTGGCACTGAAGCCAGAGCCTTTCCACACTTCCTCACAGCGGGGAAGAAAGCACAGTACCCCCTGACAGAGACATCTCTGTCATTTCTGACCCTCCTTGGGTGCTCAGGGCTTGTTCTAACTAAGACCATGTTAGGCTTTTACCTGCTACCTTCTTAGACTTTCCCGTCCTTTCCTATAACAGCAGAGAACCTAGTTGCCACGTTCAAGAAGAAATTCCTCAGTGCGGGATTTTACAAGAGGCATGTAAGggaaccccccccccaccatgaGCCCCAGAGAGAGCCCTTGTCCAGCAAAGCACACAGGTGTGCCTGTGCCAAGGGACAGGTCAGACTGAACCTAGTTAAACAGTCCCACGGCTGCTGGGCTAGGGTTCTGGGCTGCAACTCACCCCACCAAAATCCATGACTCTGGTCCCATGGTGACTCTAGCTGATCTCACCCCCAAGCTGGCAAATCTtcagagggatgggagggagaggggcaaaGAAAAGTTCCACCTGCTGCTGAGGGATGGTATCTCTCTTGAGGAGAGCGCCAGGCCTGGGTGGAGACCATGCCAGGAAAACCAGCTCCCCACAGGAAAAGATTAAATCAGGGAGTCCAGGGCCTGCATGACCCAAAGCCATTCCTGTTATAAAGAAATAATGTGTACTGTGGAGCCTTCTTTGCTAAAACTGCTGggtctttttatttatatcctaTATATTACGTTTTTATTTATATCCTATACATTACGTTTTTATTTATATcctatatattacatttttatttatatcctatATATTACATCTTTATTTATATcctatatattacatttttttcttacttatagCTGGTACTTTCCTGTTTGGCAGAAAACTTTTTTCCTTCCCAACCACTTTAAACACTCATCTCAATTGAGTGAATCTCTTGAGCCTAAGTAATTGCACAGATAAACCGTTGCTTCAACTGACCAGTCCCACAAACTAATTTTCTTTAACGGCTGGATCAGAGAGATGATTACTATATTTGTGAGTTAGCCAACAAGCAGCGAGGGACTGTTATAAAGTGTGTTTTAGGGTCCAATGAGATCGCTCGGCGGTTAAGGGCATAGACTGATCTGTGGGAAGACCTGAGTTAGCGTGCTAGCATCCACATGGGTGGCTCACACTTGCCTGGAACTCCCATCCCggaggatccgatgccctcctctgacttccttAGACATCCGCACATGGGGAACATATtcacacaggcatgcagacaTGAAGCAAAAGCCTTTGAAAAGCACTTTAAGTCTCTCCCCAAAAACTTGTTGGGGTTTAAAAGCCAGTCATGGATGGAGAGCCGCCAGGCCCTGACTCACAAGCCTTCCAGCTGACGAAGGACAGGAAACTGATACAGACTTAGGACAGAGTATTATGcaacaccaaaaaagcaagaaggGCAGAGACATGCTACGACAGCGATAGGAGTCATCGTGTTAAGAGACTTTAAAGGCTGCCTATCATATCGTCTGTTTATATGAAATGTGTGGAGCAGAAAATATCCATCGCAGGCTGGTGTAGTGTAACCCTAGCACTCTGGAAGCCGAGGTGGAAGAATGGgaggtttgagaccagcctgggctgcacagcaaAACCGTCTCAGAAAgccaaaaagaggaaagagatcaTTTAATCACAATGCGGATTACAGGTACCCAGGTGTATCGGCCATTTCCAGGGAGACACTTTTACATCACTGTTTTCCAAACTGGCTCTTAACAGTCTTCACACCCCCTcagccaccattttttttttttttttttgagacagtgtcttattgTATAGCcagtctggaacttgctgtgtagaccgccctgtcctggaactcaagagagatcagcctgtctctgccttttgagGGCTAGAATTAAAACAATGTTCCACCATACCCAGTGCCCTAAAACCTTCTCCATAGATGCTACCTACATAGAGACGTGCAAACACCCCTACAATGTCACACATCCTTTGAGAGTTTCTAAAACTTCTGTCTCACCAGTTTGTGGACTCGGTAAATGCTAATCATGTACGTGTGGGACATGCTTTACCGGGCTGGCACTTCAGTGTTGACCTCGGGTAACATGTCTGGACATGTCTGGATGTCATGCCCTCCGACTGCTTGGCCAACTCTCATTTTCTCAATGGttctcccatccctctctctgGTCCAGCTCCCTCACGCTCCGTCCTCTGAGGGCTCCCTGGAACTGCAGCCTTTTGCCCTCTGACCTTGCCCCACCCCGTCCTGTGCCCAGCCCGGAGGGAAAGTTGTAGAGAGGCCTCCTGTACCACCAGCTGGGGTTTTTCTCAGCCTTGTGCTGAGAGCCcagctgggaaaggggacaatatCAGAGGACCTTTCCCAGAAATATCTACTTGATACTACTGCAAGGCCGTGCTTGGATGAAGtcctcatctgtagaatgggaCCGACTGACCCACCTAAAGCTTGCAGCCAGATACCCAATAAATCCACACGAGAAACGCCGTTTATCAGCTTTAGCATAACGTTCTTATTCTCTGCTCCCATTTAGCCAGTATCAACCCATTAGCACTACCCACTCTTGGCCCGGATGACAGTTTAATAGACGATATAGACCTCCTAGATGGCTGCATGCATTCTAGTGTTTTTCACAGTTCCGGGTTAAATAGCCCATGGTTCAGCAGGCACATCACATCCGGTTTGTGTATCTCAACCAAGCCGGGGAAGCATGGTGCTTTACTTAGTTGGACCCACACAAGAAAGAGATGTGAGGTTTACGGTATGTATTCACCATGGAGAAAAGCTCACACGACCCAACTAATTCCCAGGGCTGTGGGGAGGGGACAAGAGCACTGGCCCTCGGGGACCCACTGCTAAATTGAGGAGTCTCGGGATTCACAGCAATGAGGATCCCAGCTTGTGGCAGGGACACTGCACACCGGGTCCTGTGCAGAGGCACAGACAAGAACCAGATACCCAGACGATGCCAGCAGCTGCTTGACGCCTCTTGAGGCAAGAAATGTGCTGCCAGACAAGCTGTGGCTCCGAAGGGAGATCACCGGAGGCCACTGGCCCCAGGGCCTGTCACCGAGGTCCCAGGCACAGGGAACCAGGAGCTTGAGCGCTGGCAGACACAGGATGATAGGTTTCCGTGGGGCACCTTCTCACAGCAAACGCTTCATACAAACTGAGCTGTGGCAAAGAAGGCTAAAGGAAGGCCACCAGCTGCCAGGAACACAGCCACCTTACAAGGGACACACTGCTTTAAAGATGGAGCTGTCAGGAGTCGCTGTGTAGACAGGGAGGTTTGATCCAACACCTCGTCGCGGAGAAGTAAGTTAAGTATTTCAGAGAACAGCAGCATTCTGACTTCCTATGTCTTTACATAGACTTTAGGTGAAAATTATAATGCCCATGGATGTCCCCAACATTAATGaaataatgtttgtgtgtgtgtgtgtgtgtgtgtgtgtgtgtgtgtgtgaattcatgcTTAAAAGAGAAGTTAATCAAGATGGATAATAAAACTTAATAGTGATTATAGTATTTTCTTTCATCTGCATTTTCTACACAATACCTATTTACTATGTGTTACCCGAGCCCGAGTCACGTGACTTGTAACTGTACCTGAAGTCTAAACCGGACGTTCTCAGCTAGGCCTCAATGACTCAATGACCACGCCCCTTCCAAAAGGCGGCTGCTCTGACTCCACAGGCGGTTACTAAGGTTAAGGCACCAGAACCCAGGCTTTGCCTTTCAGAGCAGCAGTGGGGTTTGCTGACAGGGGCCGAGGAACTGGCTCCTTGCTGAGGAAGTAAGGTCCTTCTGAGAAAAGGCTCCTTCTGTCTCCCTGAGAGGAGGCTCGTGTCCTATAACCACAAGCCTCCTATACCCGTTCTGTCCATGCCTGGGGCAGGGAGGCACCTGCTTTGATGGGGACACCCCGGCACGAAGCACTGGGACCCCATAATCACAACCTCGACCAGCCATCCACAACCAACCTGTAAGTGTACACCACCTAAGAGGAGTGGCAGAAAACAAACGTGGATCACACACGGCTCGATGTGGCTCTGTGACCAACACAGTGAAGACCAGCACTGAGGGACTGGCATTACACAAAATAACACTGGTACGGCAGACCTGGGTTCAAGTTCCAGCCTTTTTACTCAGTATAGCCTGGGAACGTTATTTAACTCCCACGGGCCTCAGTCTGCCATCCCTGGAACggaaagaaaaataactcatgAGGTAGTTTGCTCTTAGGGGCTCAAATGCGTCGGTACTCTGCTCACAGGGTCCTTGAAACAAGACCGGACACAGCTGGATTCCGCGTGGCCAACAGTGATCATTATAACACACTTCTATTATTTTGCAGCGGGGCTATCAGGAACCCTTAGCTGGCACCTCACTACGAGGAAGCCTCTGAGGAAACCTCACCACTCAAacgcccattttacagatgagggacCCAGTGCTTCGAGCCGAGTTCCCACAGTCTCCAGCAGCAGGGAGTGGCGTGTCTCCAAGTCACTGGCTTCCCAGCCAACACCCCACCATAAGTTCATCATCTGAGGTCATGTCCAGACTGGAGGCTGACTCATTCTCCTGACACAGATCCCGAAGTGTCCCCTCTCCAAAGTTAGAATATAATGCCTCCAGTAGGCATGCTCAACGTTTCCTTTCTTAACCAGCCAACTACCCATAAACCCGAAGAGACGCTTCCCTATGGAGGCGTCCATGCTCTGCAAAACAGAACCAGAGTGAGTCCGGTAAGTTGCCAAGTGTTACTGTATGTGAGCAGTGTAGGCCCCGCCTCATCTCGGCCTGAGGCCCATGGGCTGGCAGGGGCTCTAAGCAGCAGGTCAAGTTCTATTGGAGTCAGCTCTGAATGTTTCAGGCCAGGTCGGGTCGCATTTGCCCCCAAGGAGCACTTATATAAAGGCTCCTTGACCCCATTCACCTGAGCTACTTTTAACAAGACAGCCTTCTCTACTCCCACAGTGTGGTGAActccccccaagaactcatgccTCCTCAGAGGCTCAGAATGTGGCCTTATTTGGAAATAAGATCTCTCTGCAGATGAAATTGGCCAAGGGCGTTGAGATTCGGGGTAAGCAGGAAGTACAAGGACTGGTGTCCTGtaagaagaggacagagaggggcaCTCAAGAAAGAAGAAGACCGCACATGTatagacagaagcagagaatggGAGATGCAGCTATGGGGCATCGAGGACTACTGGGAGCCACTAGGGCTAGAGGCACGGTATCTTCCTTGAAGCCATCCAGGGGCCCAGCTGACAGCTCACTTCAGAATTTTGTCATTCTGGGGGACAATAAAATTGTGTTACTTTGAGCTGCCAAGTCTGGGGTTATCTGCAACCGCAGCCTTGGGGGCCTTCTTAAAGTTGCCTCTGCTCAGCAGAATCATCGAGCGCCTAGCACGTCTTCTACACTGGGTGTGGGTCTGGGCACAGCCCTTTGTCTAAATCTTAAGTTTggagcacactcacacacgcgcacacatgtgcacacacaccatcccaAACTTCTAAGAATAACACGCCCTAAATTTGGCCCAGAGTCGGCCTGCTCCACCAGCTCCCGGCCTCGAAGTTTTTCTTGTGGTTTGGGTtaagatttctttgttttctggcaTCAGTCAGCTGCAACGTGAATCAGCTCGCCCAGTGTGGCCGCTTGACCAAGGGAGAGCTGCTCAGACTGGCCTGAGCCACCGTGGCATCCCGAGGCTGCTAGAAATGAGGAACTCTTCTTCTTGCTGGTGGGGTAGGACACCCTTCCCTGGGAGACCCAAGCTTTATGCTAAGGGTATCTTTCTCCCCAGCTCTCTTTGCAGCTGCTTCTTACTGGGATCAGCTCTAATTTTACCCTGGCTCCTTTAAACATTCCTCCAAGAGTGTTTGTCCTTAATAAATTGAACCATAAGACTATTCTGCCACTACAAGCCTTCCCGGACTGTGCTGGGGAAGAACTACGATGGTTCTCCATTTTTGAGTGGCCAACTCTAAACGATGCCAGTCAGCATGGGGACATCCGAGCCACAGATGGACAGAAATACACTCCCACCCTGTCTTTGCTGTATGGATTTTTGACATTCCATATTGGAGACAGAGCCTTGGGCTCAGTCTCTGGcgctgtccttttttttttttttttttttttttttttgcctatttgacacaggctagagtcatctgggacaAAGGAACCTTaaactgagaaaacgcctccatcgAATTGCCTGTTGAAaacctgcagggcattttcttgattaatgattgatgtgggagggcccagcccactatgggcggtGTCACCTGTGGGCAGGAAGTCCTGAGTGGtatagaaaagcaggctgagcaagtcacggGAAGCAAGCCCGTAGGCAGTGCTCCTCCACGGCCTCGGCATCAGCCCCTGCATCCTGGTTCCTGCCCAGTCTTCCCTTCATGACAGaagtaaacccttttctcctcaagctgcttttggtcatggtgatttatCACAGCCATTGAAGGCACACTCAGACAAGCACCAAGCCAAAAGAGCAAAAAGTATGACATATAATAAGAATAGaagtactctctctctccttttaggATGCTTGCTTGTTAGAGGTGTGGGGCAAAGTGGTTTCTTCTGGCCTTTCTGGTGTTGGCATTTCCCCATGACAGATTTCCTCCTATGCTAAGGATGCCTGCTGGCTCCTCACTCACACTTTCTACAGTTCTGTGGTTACAGGAAGCTGCCACAGCAGGCACTGTGGAAGATTATAGTGGTGTTAAGAAAAAAACGTGGGGGAGTCAGAGTGGGGGCAGTAAAGTAGATGCGGTGacgggagaggggagggggcacagAACAGGGGAGGCAGACGCCAAGCAGGGACTGGCAAGGTTCAGTCAGAGTTGAGCAGCAGATGTGGCCTGAAGCAGGCAGGCAAGATAGGCAGGGCTAATGCCGAGGCTAAAGGTAGGAGTGTTCAGAACCAGTAAGTAGAGGGAGGCCAGATGGTAAGGAGAGTTTGGGGTTTTCCCAGGGCCATTGGGTAGTTACTGTGGTACAAAAACCTATCTccttcttgtctttctgtgtctgtgtctgtgtctgtgtctgtgtctgtgtgtgtctctgtccctctgtctgtctctgtctctgtctgtctctgtctgtctctgtctctgtctgtctctgtctctgcctctgtgtctctgcctctgtgtctctctctctctctctctctctctctctctctctctctctctctctctctctctctctctctctctctctctcccaactccAAACTCTTGtctgccccatctctccagccctcagcctggTCCCCTTCAGGAAGCATGCCTTCTCTGGGGCGACCAACCAACACCTCCCACTCACAGCTAACTCAGAGCACCTTCCCACACAGAGCTCAGAGCAATCTTTCCACTGACCACTTGAGCAATCAAGTCCTTCCCTTGGTCTACGTTAAGAGATACTGGTCAGTCATATGAAGGATGAAGACTCCAGCCTGGGCCTCCAGCAGTCTGCACAAACTACAAAGCTGAGGGCAAAACTTCGAGGGTGAATGCTTGACCCTTGAGTGTATTATTTAATTCCCATACGCCTGAGACTCAGTATTTCTGTCTCTAGAATGGGTCCATCACTGGCCACAAGGCCAGATGCCTTAGGAATTAACAAATGTCCAATGCCTAGCACAGAGCCTCACAcagcatgacacacacacacacacacacacacacacacacacacacacacacacacacacacacgcgagcGTCCCTCCTGGTGTTACCATCTGGGATAAGAGCTGAGTCTGTGTGGAAAGTGGGAAGAGGCAGCCCAGAGGAGCAGCTGGCGgctggtgggtggtgggaggtGTGATGTGAATGTTGGCGGGTTTTGTCAGTTTGTCTACACAGTCCCTAAATTTTCCCGCAGCTAAGAGCCCAGAGCAGGAATGCTGGTGCCTGCCAAGGGGGACTCGGTGTGGGCAAGGGCAAATGCAGCAATTTGGCGGGGCTGTGGGAGCCTCGGCATCTGAGTACCACGCAGCAGCCCCATCAACATGCTAAACTGTGCTCTCAAGACCGCCTCATCCCGTCTCTTAGCAACCAGCCTATCTGGAGGAATGTGGAGTGCTTCGGGGACACCGGACACCGCCTTGGAAGCATGTGCAAGACAGGAAGCGCCCCCAAATAACGCCTCCAACCCCTTGCACTCCCACGGCCTGCCACCTTATGCTGGTGACCATCTCCTGGGACGAGGGGGCCAGCTTAGAAGCCCTCCACAGCGGAGTTCGGCTACCAAACAGGTCTGTAGGCAGCTTCCAGGGCCAAGTTCATACAGGAAAATCCTGGTTACACTGTTGGCCTCTGGGCAAGAGCCCAGGTACCATCTGTCGTCCTCCAACAATCTGAGCGGCTGACATGGAACAAAAACACCCAGCAGAGGGCTCAGGCTCTCCATACGCAGGCCTAGGGCCAGGCAGAAAGGTTCCCAACCATACACGGAGCGCCGTGACAACAGCCCAGATGGGCGTTCGACGAAGTTCCAGGGTCGAGACACCTGCTGGACTCATTCTTTCTCCACTCTGAAGATATATCATTTTATCTTCTCAGCAATTTATTATGGGGGTTATTAAAGGATCCCACCAGGGCCAAGGCTTTTCGGCACGGCCAGCTG
This window harbors:
- the Elk3 gene encoding ETS domain-containing protein Elk-3 isoform X3; amino-acid sequence: MESAITLWQFLLHLLLDQKHEHLICWTSNDGEFKLLKAEEVAKLWGLRKNKTNMNYDKLSRALRYYYDKNIIKKVIGQKFVYKFVSFPDILKMDPHAVEISRESLLLQDSDCKVSPEGREIHKHGLSSLKSASRNEYIHSGLYSSFTINSLQNAPEAFKAIKTEKLEEPCDDSPPVEEVRTVIRQKTQRLGNLRAPTVALRHRHRLHRPQQPSPPLRIPHSSFLQCTDAKWTASDAESAAPQHTFLEQP
- the Elk3 gene encoding ETS domain-containing protein Elk-3 isoform X4 produces the protein MESAITLWQFLLHLLLDQKHEHLICWTSNDGEFKLLKAEEVAKLWGLRKNKTNMNYDKLSRALRYYYDKNIIKKVIGQKFVYKFVSFPDILKMDPHAVEISRESLLLQDSDCKVSPEGREIHKHGLSSLKSASRNEYIHSGLYSSFTINSLQNAPEAFKAIKTEKLEEPCDDSPPVEEVRTVIRQKTQRLGNLRAPTVALRHRHRLHRPQQPSPPLRIPHSSFLQCTAPPPPSGVDTFAITTAWLR
- the Elk3 gene encoding ETS domain-containing protein Elk-3 isoform X5, whose product is MESAITLWQFLLHLLLDQKHEHLICWTSNDGEFKLLKAEEVAKLWGLRKNKTNMNYDKLSRALRYYYDKNIIKKVIGQKFVYKFVSFPDILKMDPHAVEISRESLLLQDSDCKVSPEGREIHKHGLSSLKSASRNEYIHSGLYSSFTINSLQNAPEAFKAIKTEKLEEPCDDSPPVEEVRTVIRFVTNKTDKHITRPVVSLPSTSEAAAAASAFLASSVSAKISSLMLPNAASVSSASPSSSRSPSLSPNSPLPSEHRSLFLEAACHDADSLEPLNLSSGSKTKSPSLPPKGKKPKGLEISAPQLLLSGTDIGSIALNSPALPSGSLTPAFFSAQTPSGLLLTPSPLLPSIHFWSSLSPVAPLSPARLQGPNTLFQFPTLLNGHMPMPLPSLDRAPSPVLLSSSSQKS
- the Elk3 gene encoding ETS domain-containing protein Elk-3 isoform X1, which encodes MESAITLWQFLLHLLLDQKHEHLICWTSNDGEFKLLKAEEVAKLWGLRKNKTNMNYDKLSRALRYYYDKNIIKKVIGQKFVYKFVSFPDILKMDPHAVEISRESLLLQDSDCKVSPEGREIHKHGLSSLKSASRNEYIHSGLYSSFTINSLQNAPEAFKAIKTEKLEEPCDDSPPVEEVRTVIRFVTNKTDKHITRPVVSLPSTSEAAAAASAFLASSVSAKISSLMLPNAASVSSASPSSSRSPSLSPNSPLPSEHRSLFLEAACHDADSLEPLNLSSGSKTKSPSLPPKGKKPKGLEISAPQLLLSGTDIGSIALNSPALPSGSLTPAFFSAQTPSGLLLTPSPLLPSIHFWSSLSPVAPLSPARLQGPNTLFQVSVFANELLNMGHPRDGSSRNSTKAPMLPSATELLS
- the Elk3 gene encoding ETS domain-containing protein Elk-3 isoform X2 → MESAITLWQFLLHLLLDQKHEHLICWTSNDGEFKLLKAEEVAKLWGLRKNKTNMNYDKLSRALRYYYDKNIIKKVIGQKFVYKFVSFPDILKMDPHAVEISRESLLLQDSDCKVSPEGREIHKHGLSSLKSASRNEYIHSGLYSSFTINSLQNAPEAFKAIKTEKLEEPCDDSPPVEEVRTVIRFVTNKTDKHITRPVVSLPSTSEAAAAASAFLASSVSAKISSLMLPNAASVSSASPSSSRSPSLSPNSPLPSEHRSLFLEAACHDADSLEPLNLSSGSKTKSPSLPPKGKKPKGLEISAPQLLLSGTDIGSIALNSPALPSGSLTPAFFSAQPHPRPLVWIPLPLQLPG